The following proteins come from a genomic window of Paramicrobacterium humi:
- the tadA gene encoding tRNA adenosine(34) deaminase TadA, translating to MPLPAADRHHSAMTLALAEARAALQTGDVPVGAVIVDAAGEVVAHGRNAREARSDPTAHAELEAIRQATASRGQWRLDDVTLVVTLEPCVMCAGAILAARIPTVVFGAWDDKAGAAGSIHDLLRDRRLTHRVEVIAGVDAEACGQLLTGFFRER from the coding sequence ATGCCGCTTCCCGCAGCCGACCGCCACCACTCCGCCATGACGCTCGCGCTGGCCGAGGCGCGCGCCGCACTGCAGACGGGCGACGTTCCCGTCGGCGCCGTGATCGTGGACGCGGCCGGCGAGGTCGTCGCACACGGTCGCAACGCGCGAGAGGCACGCAGCGACCCCACGGCGCACGCCGAGCTGGAAGCGATTCGCCAGGCGACGGCGTCGCGCGGCCAGTGGCGACTCGACGACGTCACTCTCGTCGTGACGCTCGAGCCGTGCGTCATGTGCGCGGGGGCGATCCTCGCGGCGCGAATTCCCACAGTCGTGTTCGGCGCCTGGGATGACAAGGCGGGTGCTGCGGGCAGCATCCATGATCTCTTGCGCGATCGCCGGCTGACGCACCGCGTCGAGGTGATAGCGGGCGTCGACGCCGAGGCCTGCGGGCAACTGCTGACCGGCTTCTTCCGCGAACGCTGA
- a CDS encoding HAD domain-containing protein, translated as MPRTTNPTRLYLDVDGAINADEPPFSSVKSTRVQIDYGGGMMSRLPLTWAPEVVDQLDALRTEFALELVWLSTWNEMHASMTRLAPALGGLFGGRAIMDADAVSMDRGRGWWKAQSIILDQEASPAPFVWIDDEAVMAHGSLVAEATAGTPSLRLTTVYEHGIERLHLAQMRSFLEGLPIESVVAP; from the coding sequence ATGCCACGCACCACCAACCCGACGCGTCTCTACCTGGATGTCGACGGTGCCATCAACGCCGACGAACCGCCGTTCTCGTCCGTCAAGTCGACTCGAGTGCAGATCGACTACGGCGGCGGAATGATGAGCAGACTGCCCCTGACGTGGGCGCCCGAAGTTGTCGACCAGCTCGATGCGCTTCGCACGGAATTCGCGCTCGAGCTGGTGTGGCTGTCCACGTGGAACGAGATGCACGCGTCGATGACGCGGCTGGCGCCCGCGCTCGGGGGACTGTTCGGCGGCCGCGCGATCATGGACGCCGACGCCGTCAGCATGGATCGCGGGCGCGGCTGGTGGAAAGCGCAGAGCATCATCCTCGACCAGGAAGCGTCGCCCGCACCGTTCGTGTGGATCGACGACGAAGCCGTCATGGCGCACGGTTCTCTCGTCGCCGAGGCCACGGCGGGAACGCCCTCGCTTCGCCTCACCACCGTGTACGAGCACGGTATCGAACGCCTTCACCTCGCCCAGATGCGCTCATTCCTCGAAGGGCTTCCGATCGAGTCGGTCGTCGCGCCCTGA
- a CDS encoding SRPBCC family protein codes for MSTIQDTEQVGVPLTVAYNQWTQFESFPQFMSNVDSVTQVDDTHNHWKVTIGGVEREFDTVITEQIPDERIAWRTTEGPEHGGVVTFFRVADDETRVHLEMTWEPEGFTEKAGAALQLDDMAVKKDLGKFKELIESNGFETGAWRGEVDRDADATGR; via the coding sequence ATGAGCACCATCCAGGACACCGAGCAGGTAGGCGTCCCGCTGACCGTCGCATACAACCAGTGGACGCAGTTCGAGTCGTTTCCGCAGTTCATGTCGAACGTCGACTCCGTGACGCAGGTCGATGACACGCACAACCATTGGAAGGTGACGATCGGCGGCGTCGAGCGCGAGTTCGACACGGTCATCACCGAGCAGATTCCCGACGAGCGCATCGCGTGGCGCACAACCGAGGGTCCCGAGCACGGCGGCGTCGTGACGTTCTTCCGCGTCGCGGACGACGAGACGCGCGTGCACCTCGAGATGACGTGGGAGCCGGAGGGCTTCACGGAGAAGGCGGGAGCGGCGCTTCAGCTCGACGACATGGCGGTGAAGAAGGACCTCGGGAAGTTCAAGGAGCTGATCGAGTCCAACGGCTTCGAGACCGGCGCGTGGCGCGGCGAAGTCGACCGCGACGCCGACGCTACCGGGCGCTGA
- a CDS encoding carbohydrate ABC transporter permease, whose translation MTTATARNVLPDTAATVRASRAGRPRDGLAGWAFIAPFGILFILFMLVPVLWGIYLSFTNQSLTGAGGDLIGLDNYAEALGDADMWRSMLNTVWFTVLSTIPLVVISLALALLVNTGLPGQWLWRLSFFMPYLLASTVVSLIWVWLYNPQLGLFNAILGWFGVDPVTWLQDPNLAMLSVVVTTVWWTIGFNFLLYLAALQNIPEHQYEAASLDGAGRWRTLFSITVPQLGSTTVMVVLLQILASLKVFDQIYQMTSGGPAGTTRSAIQYIFESGFTGFRFGYSSAISYIFFVLIIIVSVIQFRITARRSA comes from the coding sequence GTGACGACGGCAACCGCTCGAAACGTGCTCCCCGACACCGCGGCGACCGTCCGCGCGTCGCGTGCGGGCAGACCGCGTGACGGGCTAGCCGGCTGGGCGTTCATCGCCCCGTTCGGCATCCTGTTCATTCTGTTCATGCTCGTGCCCGTGCTGTGGGGCATCTACTTGAGCTTCACCAACCAGAGCCTCACGGGCGCCGGTGGCGACCTCATCGGCCTGGACAACTACGCCGAGGCGCTCGGCGACGCCGACATGTGGCGCTCGATGCTCAACACCGTGTGGTTCACGGTGCTCAGCACCATCCCGCTCGTCGTGATCTCGCTCGCGCTCGCGCTGCTTGTGAACACGGGGCTGCCGGGGCAGTGGCTGTGGCGGCTGTCGTTCTTCATGCCGTACCTGCTCGCGTCGACGGTCGTCTCGCTCATCTGGGTGTGGCTCTACAACCCGCAGCTCGGCCTGTTCAACGCCATCCTCGGCTGGTTCGGCGTGGACCCGGTCACGTGGCTGCAGGATCCGAACCTCGCGATGCTCTCCGTCGTGGTCACGACCGTGTGGTGGACGATCGGCTTCAACTTCCTGCTCTACCTCGCCGCGCTGCAGAACATTCCCGAGCACCAGTACGAGGCCGCCTCGCTCGACGGGGCGGGCCGCTGGCGCACGCTGTTCTCGATCACCGTGCCGCAGCTCGGCTCGACCACCGTCATGGTGGTTCTGCTGCAGATCCTCGCCTCGCTCAAGGTGTTCGACCAGATCTACCAGATGACCTCGGGAGGTCCCGCCGGCACGACCCGCTCGGCGATCCAGTACATCTTCGAGTCCGGGTTCACGGGGTTCCGCTTCGGCTACTCCTCGGCGATCTCCTACATCTTCTTCGTCCTCATCATCATCGTCTCGGTGATCCAGTTCCGCATCACGGCGCGAAGGAGCGCATGA
- a CDS encoding alpha-N-arabinofuranosidase, which produces MSTARITIDRDFTVGEVPRRLFGSFVEHMGRCVYTGIFEPGHPSADERGFRRDVLELVRELGPTIVRYPGGNFVSGYNWEDGVGPVDERPTRIDGAWHTIETNAFGLHEFVEWAREADVEVMEAINLGTRGVDAARALVEYANHPAGTAWSDLRRENGAEDPFDIKVWCLGNELDGPWQIGHKTADEYGRLAQEAGKAMKLVDPSIELVAVGSSGSGMPTFGEWEYTVLGHVYDEVDYLSLHAYYQEHDGDAKSFLATAVDMDYFIESVISTADAVGAKRKSRKRINLSFDEWNVWYQTGLDTPDQPHNVGKQWRKHPRLIEDEYNVTDAVVVGTFLNSLLRHGDRVTIANQAQLVNVIAPIRSEEGGAAWRQSIFWPFARMSQLARGSILRTAVTSDRIDTAKYGDADAVDVSATWDEESGRLALFLANRGLDETADVSVKLGGFAASAITRAEVLTVPEGGDRFSSNTQDAERVGLTPLEGVSVEGSAVTLRLPALSWAVVEVAVTTA; this is translated from the coding sequence ATGAGCACCGCCCGCATCACCATCGACCGCGACTTCACCGTCGGGGAGGTTCCGCGCCGCCTCTTCGGCTCGTTCGTCGAGCACATGGGCCGCTGCGTCTACACCGGCATCTTCGAGCCGGGCCACCCGAGCGCCGACGAGCGGGGCTTCCGCCGGGACGTGCTTGAGCTCGTTCGCGAGCTCGGACCGACGATCGTGCGCTATCCGGGCGGCAACTTCGTCTCGGGCTACAACTGGGAAGACGGCGTTGGCCCCGTCGACGAGCGACCGACACGCATCGACGGCGCCTGGCACACGATCGAGACCAACGCGTTCGGGCTGCACGAATTCGTCGAGTGGGCGCGCGAGGCCGACGTCGAGGTCATGGAGGCCATCAACCTCGGCACGAGGGGAGTGGATGCCGCTCGCGCGCTCGTCGAGTACGCGAACCACCCGGCCGGCACGGCGTGGAGCGACCTGCGACGCGAGAACGGAGCGGAGGACCCGTTCGACATCAAAGTGTGGTGCCTCGGCAACGAGCTCGACGGGCCGTGGCAGATCGGCCACAAGACCGCCGACGAGTACGGCCGCCTCGCGCAGGAGGCGGGGAAGGCGATGAAGCTCGTCGACCCGTCGATCGAGCTCGTCGCCGTCGGCAGCTCGGGTTCGGGCATGCCGACGTTCGGCGAGTGGGAGTACACGGTGCTCGGCCACGTCTACGACGAAGTCGACTACCTCTCCCTGCACGCCTACTACCAGGAGCACGACGGCGACGCGAAGAGCTTCCTCGCCACCGCTGTCGACATGGACTACTTCATCGAGTCCGTGATCTCCACTGCCGACGCCGTCGGCGCCAAGCGCAAGTCGCGAAAGCGCATCAACCTCTCGTTCGACGAGTGGAACGTGTGGTACCAGACAGGGCTCGACACCCCTGATCAGCCGCACAACGTCGGCAAGCAGTGGCGGAAGCACCCGCGGCTCATCGAAGACGAGTACAACGTCACAGACGCCGTCGTCGTCGGAACCTTCCTCAACTCGCTGCTGCGCCACGGCGACCGCGTCACGATCGCGAACCAGGCGCAGCTCGTGAACGTCATCGCGCCGATCCGCAGCGAAGAGGGCGGCGCCGCGTGGCGGCAGAGCATCTTCTGGCCGTTCGCCCGCATGTCTCAGCTCGCACGCGGCAGCATCCTGCGCACGGCCGTCACGAGCGACCGCATCGATACGGCCAAGTACGGTGATGCGGATGCCGTGGACGTGAGCGCCACGTGGGATGAGGAGAGCGGGAGGCTCGCCCTGTTCCTCGCGAACCGCGGACTCGACGAGACAGCCGACGTCTCCGTGAAGCTCGGCGGCTTCGCGGCATCCGCCATCACCCGTGCCGAAGTGCTCACGGTGCCCGAGGGCGGCGACCGCTTCTCGAGCAACACGCAGGACGCCGAGCGCGTCGGTCTCACGCCGCTCGAGGGCGTCTCCGTCGAGGGCTCCGCGGTCACCCTGCGGCTGCCGGCTCTCTCGTGGGCCGTGGTCGAGGTCGCGGTGACAACGGCCTAG
- a CDS encoding YihY/virulence factor BrkB family protein — translation MTESSRAADPGRGSTRHVPKPRRTRLRWPSIRTSYVRAAKKFSANKATDMAATLTYFLVLALFPGLLAIISILSLVNADGSVSTGMIRILDDVAPPDTATALKGPLKAITTAPGAGLALVIGLGGAIWSASKYVDGFVRASNRVYGVQEGRTTVKLRLTVLAVTAANLIMLAIMAILLLVSGPVARFIGSLFGLGDATVTAWNIAKWPVLVLLAVIVIAVLYYFSPNVKPTQFRWISIGAATALIVWAVTTVGFVVYVSNSDSYNATYGSLGGIIVFLIWLYLSNMALLFGVEVDAELERARQLQDGQHSEYAVQLPLRDTARIDKAVEAEAKAVIKARELRRRYGRAGARES, via the coding sequence ATGACCGAATCCAGTAGAGCAGCGGATCCCGGCCGCGGATCGACCCGGCACGTTCCGAAGCCCCGCCGCACCCGGCTGCGCTGGCCCAGCATCCGCACCTCCTATGTGCGCGCAGCGAAGAAGTTCAGCGCCAACAAGGCGACCGACATGGCGGCGACGCTCACCTACTTCCTCGTCCTCGCGCTTTTCCCTGGCCTCCTCGCGATCATCTCGATCCTCTCGCTCGTGAACGCGGATGGCTCGGTCAGCACGGGGATGATCCGCATTCTCGACGACGTCGCGCCGCCCGACACGGCGACGGCCCTCAAGGGCCCGCTCAAGGCGATCACGACGGCGCCCGGCGCCGGTCTCGCTCTCGTCATCGGCCTCGGGGGCGCGATCTGGTCGGCCTCGAAGTACGTCGACGGCTTCGTGCGCGCTTCGAACCGCGTTTACGGGGTGCAGGAGGGTCGAACGACCGTCAAACTGCGCCTGACCGTGCTCGCCGTGACGGCGGCGAACCTCATCATGCTCGCGATCATGGCGATACTTCTGCTCGTCAGCGGTCCCGTCGCCCGATTCATCGGCTCGCTCTTCGGCCTCGGCGACGCGACGGTCACGGCATGGAACATCGCCAAGTGGCCGGTGCTCGTGCTGCTCGCCGTGATCGTCATCGCCGTTCTCTATTACTTCTCGCCCAACGTCAAGCCGACGCAGTTCCGCTGGATCAGCATCGGCGCCGCCACGGCGCTCATCGTCTGGGCTGTCACCACGGTGGGCTTCGTCGTCTATGTGTCGAACTCCGACAGCTACAACGCCACCTACGGCTCCCTCGGCGGCATCATCGTCTTCCTGATCTGGCTCTACTTGAGCAACATGGCTCTGCTCTTCGGCGTTGAGGTCGACGCTGAGCTCGAGCGCGCCCGCCAGCTGCAGGACGGCCAGCATTCGGAGTACGCCGTGCAGCTTCCGCTTCGCGACACCGCGCGAATCGACAAGGCCGTCGAGGCGGAGGCGAAAGCGGTGATCAAGGCGCGCGAGCTTCGTCGCCGCTACGGTCGAGCCGGTGCACGCGAGTCCTAG
- a CDS encoding aldose 1-epimerase family protein yields the protein MPVPLSGTTVSLAAGPCRASIASVGASLRELLYDGRDLVLPYAKDQVRPNYRGATLVPWPNRVVDGRYRWDGSEHQLALTEPARGHALHGLGAWLDYDVVEKTESAALLRAMIPAQDGYPFALEISTSWRLDEHGLHCEVTALNVGDADAPFGTGPHPYLVAGEGRVDDWSVTIPAASVLTVTEDRLIPIGLSPVGGTEFDFRSHRGIGDTFIDHAFTDLERRDGIAEVRLTAASGTGVAMTWDGACPWVQVHTADQPVVADSRLGLAVEPMTCPPDAFNSGTDLIRLAPGEQSSASWSIRAL from the coding sequence ATGCCCGTTCCTCTTTCCGGCACCACGGTGTCTCTCGCCGCGGGCCCTTGCCGCGCATCCATCGCCTCCGTCGGAGCGAGTCTTCGCGAACTGCTCTATGACGGCAGGGACCTCGTTCTCCCGTATGCGAAGGACCAGGTGCGGCCGAACTACCGCGGCGCGACGCTCGTGCCCTGGCCGAATCGCGTCGTGGATGGACGCTACCGCTGGGACGGGTCGGAGCATCAGCTCGCCCTCACCGAGCCCGCGCGCGGCCACGCCCTGCACGGCCTCGGCGCCTGGCTCGATTACGACGTCGTCGAGAAGACCGAGAGCGCTGCGCTGCTGCGCGCGATGATTCCCGCGCAGGACGGCTACCCGTTCGCACTCGAGATCTCCACGAGTTGGCGGCTCGACGAGCACGGATTGCACTGCGAAGTGACGGCGCTCAATGTCGGCGACGCCGACGCCCCGTTCGGCACCGGACCGCACCCGTACCTCGTGGCGGGAGAGGGCCGCGTGGACGACTGGAGCGTGACGATCCCGGCGGCATCCGTTCTCACCGTGACCGAGGACCGGCTCATCCCGATCGGCCTCTCGCCGGTCGGCGGGACGGAGTTCGACTTCCGCTCGCACCGCGGCATCGGCGACACGTTCATCGACCACGCATTCACGGACCTCGAGCGCCGCGACGGTATCGCGGAAGTGCGACTGACGGCGGCATCCGGAACCGGCGTCGCGATGACCTGGGACGGTGCGTGCCCGTGGGTCCAGGTGCACACGGCCGATCAGCCTGTCGTCGCCGACAGCCGCCTCGGCCTCGCCGTCGAGCCCATGACATGCCCGCCGGACGCCTTCAACTCCGGGACGGACCTAATCCGTCTCGCGCCCGGTGAGCAGTCGAGTGCCAGCTGGAGCATCCGCGCGCTCTGA
- the upp gene encoding uracil phosphoribosyltransferase, producing MRVHVADHPLITHKLTVLRDKTTPSPIFRALTEEIVTLLAYEATRNVRTNEIQIETPVTTTTGLAISNPKPLVVPILRAGLGMLEGMVKLLPTAEVGFLGMVRDEETFQPMTYAERLPDDLSNRQCFVLDPMLATGGSLGAAIEFLFKRGAVDVTAVCILAAPEGLEKLERETEGRDVTIVLGALDERLNENGYIVPGLGDAGDRLYGLV from the coding sequence ATGCGAGTGCACGTAGCGGACCACCCACTCATCACCCACAAGCTCACGGTGCTCCGTGACAAGACAACGCCGTCGCCGATCTTCCGGGCGCTGACCGAGGAGATCGTCACGCTGCTGGCGTACGAGGCGACCCGAAACGTGCGCACGAACGAGATCCAGATCGAGACTCCCGTGACGACGACGACCGGGCTCGCCATCAGCAACCCCAAACCGCTTGTCGTGCCGATTCTGCGGGCCGGGCTCGGGATGCTCGAGGGCATGGTCAAGCTCCTGCCCACGGCAGAGGTGGGCTTCCTCGGCATGGTGCGCGACGAGGAGACGTTCCAGCCGATGACCTATGCGGAGCGACTGCCCGACGACCTGTCGAACAGGCAGTGCTTCGTGCTCGACCCCATGCTCGCGACGGGAGGCTCGCTCGGCGCAGCGATCGAGTTCCTGTTCAAGCGCGGCGCCGTGGATGTGACGGCGGTGTGCATCCTCGCCGCCCCGGAAGGGCTCGAGAAGCTCGAGCGCGAGACCGAGGGCCGCGACGTCACGATCGTGCTCGGCGCTCTCGACGAGCGGCTCAACGAGAACGGCTACATCGTTCCCGGCCTCGGCGATGCGGGCGACCGGCTGTACGGTCTCGTCTGA
- a CDS encoding carbohydrate ABC transporter permease yields the protein MSTMTEHMTVPAAARKAASNAPRRRTKLGAAGIAALVVLIVLAVAWLLPFFWAIVTSLKTETDAAGSATLFPEHGYTFAAYAKVLAEGNVPIWAWNSLYTSALVTLITVAAAALAAYAFSRLRFRGNKAVFVLVIAAIAVPPQVLIVPLFYEMLAMNLVDTAWGLMLPQVVQPIIVLILKQFFDQIPVELEEAARVDGASRLRVFWSIVLPLSRPILAAVSIFVFVWAWNNFLWPFIVINDPSLMTLPVGLQTVKSAYGIQYAQNMAMAILAALPLIIVFLFFQRQIIKGIATTGFGGQ from the coding sequence ATGTCGACAATGACCGAACACATGACCGTTCCCGCGGCCGCTCGCAAAGCGGCATCCAACGCTCCACGTCGACGGACGAAGCTGGGCGCAGCGGGGATCGCCGCGCTCGTGGTTCTCATCGTGCTCGCCGTGGCCTGGCTGCTGCCGTTCTTCTGGGCCATCGTCACGTCGCTCAAGACAGAGACGGATGCCGCAGGGTCGGCGACGCTGTTCCCCGAACACGGATACACCTTCGCGGCGTACGCGAAGGTGCTCGCCGAGGGCAACGTGCCGATCTGGGCGTGGAACAGCCTGTACACCTCGGCCCTCGTGACCCTCATCACCGTGGCCGCGGCCGCGCTCGCGGCCTATGCGTTCTCGCGCCTGCGGTTCCGGGGCAACAAAGCCGTGTTCGTGCTCGTGATCGCGGCCATCGCTGTTCCGCCGCAAGTGCTCATCGTGCCGCTGTTCTACGAGATGCTCGCGATGAACCTCGTCGACACGGCGTGGGGGCTCATGCTTCCGCAAGTCGTGCAGCCGATCATCGTGCTCATCCTGAAGCAGTTCTTCGACCAGATTCCGGTGGAGCTCGAGGAGGCCGCGCGCGTGGACGGCGCCAGTCGCTTGCGCGTGTTCTGGTCGATCGTGCTTCCCCTGTCGCGTCCCATTCTCGCCGCCGTCTCGATCTTCGTCTTCGTCTGGGCATGGAACAACTTCCTCTGGCCGTTCATCGTCATCAACGACCCGTCGCTCATGACGCTGCCGGTCGGCCTGCAGACGGTGAAGAGCGCCTACGGCATCCAGTACGCGCAGAACATGGCAATGGCGATCCTCGCCGCGCTGCCGCTCATCATCGTCTTCCTCTTCTTCCAACGCCAGATCATCAAGGGCATCGCGACCACCGGCTTCGGCGGCCAGTGA
- a CDS encoding MarR family winged helix-turn-helix transcriptional regulator — protein sequence MPQRSTAVNAWESLFRAQVQVMRELHDDFPANTISLNEYDVLFNLSRQPDHSARLRDINKLVLLSQPSVSRLIDRLAARGYVEKRSDSCDRRGTIVRITEAGFAMYRTVAVKHMASISEVMTRMLNDDELRELTALTDKVRAGTRS from the coding sequence ATGCCACAGAGATCCACAGCCGTGAACGCCTGGGAATCGCTGTTCCGCGCTCAGGTTCAAGTGATGCGCGAACTGCACGACGACTTCCCGGCGAACACGATCTCGCTCAACGAGTACGACGTCCTCTTCAATCTCAGCCGGCAGCCCGACCACAGCGCCAGGCTGCGGGACATCAACAAGCTCGTTCTGCTGAGCCAGCCGAGCGTCTCGCGCCTCATCGACCGGCTGGCCGCCCGCGGCTACGTCGAGAAGCGCTCCGATTCCTGTGACCGGCGCGGCACGATCGTCCGGATCACGGAGGCCGGTTTTGCAATGTACCGAACCGTGGCCGTGAAGCACATGGCGTCCATCAGCGAGGTGATGACTCGCATGCTCAACGACGACGAGCTGCGAGAGCTGACGGCGCTCACCGACAAGGTCCGCGCCGGAACCCGCAGCTAG
- a CDS encoding winged helix-turn-helix domain-containing protein, with translation MSLATVFPQSVPAQSPAAPALRAVPASPEARGFALYVGLDESKARAAGVSLGEIVEAIKNVIGELAPAAQSYAAVALAPEGVGGRDVDVVRLALQEPSAVARQHPSEVEEEEDELDRAHAGVVIDISRKRLVLDNEPASLTFKEFELLQYLVLREGRTIERAELISSLWSAADGDDVPNERTIDVHVRRLRAKLGRYEDIVRTVRGVGYRFDRHADVSIRHASTPSPDLF, from the coding sequence ATGTCACTCGCCACCGTCTTCCCCCAGTCCGTCCCCGCCCAGTCGCCCGCCGCCCCCGCGCTTCGCGCCGTGCCGGCGAGCCCCGAGGCCCGCGGCTTCGCCCTCTACGTCGGGCTCGACGAGAGCAAGGCCCGCGCGGCCGGCGTCTCCCTCGGCGAGATCGTTGAGGCGATAAAGAACGTCATCGGCGAACTCGCACCGGCCGCGCAGTCATACGCGGCCGTCGCTCTCGCCCCTGAGGGAGTCGGCGGACGCGACGTCGACGTCGTACGCCTCGCACTCCAGGAGCCCTCAGCCGTCGCTCGCCAGCACCCCAGCGAGGTGGAGGAGGAAGAGGACGAACTCGACCGCGCTCACGCCGGCGTCGTCATCGACATCTCCCGCAAGCGTCTCGTTCTCGACAACGAGCCTGCGTCTCTGACCTTCAAGGAGTTCGAGCTTCTGCAGTACCTCGTGCTGCGCGAGGGCCGCACGATCGAGCGCGCCGAACTCATCTCCTCTCTCTGGTCGGCCGCCGACGGCGATGACGTGCCGAACGAGCGCACGATCGATGTGCACGTGCGTCGCCTGCGAGCCAAGCTCGGGCGCTACGAGGACATCGTGCGCACGGTCCGTGGCGTTGGCTACCGCTTCGACCGCCATGCCGACGTCTCGATTCGTCACGCGTCGACTCCGTCGCCCGACCTGTTCTGA
- the murQ gene encoding N-acetylmuramic acid 6-phosphate etherase gives MSDATRDGLERTLAGLATERVNARYRDLDLLTTPELVAAMNELDRGVADAVATASAEIARAVDGIAERMARGGRLIYVGAGTPGRLGVLDASEIPPTFGTEPDRVVGLIAGGDAAIRTAIEGAEDDADAGRAAVHELAIGEDDSVVGISASGRTPYVVAAVAEARRRGALTIGVACNSGSELGRTAKVAIEVEVGPELVTGSTRLKAGTAQKMVLNMLSTLTMVRLGKTYGNLMVDVRITNEKLRARAERTVRQATDADAETAARTLDAAGGSVKTAILALLADCPVPDAAAALETADGRIRVALERLGAASR, from the coding sequence ATGTCCGACGCTACGCGCGATGGTCTCGAGCGGACGCTCGCAGGTCTCGCGACCGAGCGGGTGAACGCGCGCTACCGCGACCTCGACCTGCTCACCACCCCGGAGCTCGTCGCCGCGATGAACGAGCTCGACCGTGGCGTCGCCGACGCCGTCGCGACCGCGAGCGCCGAGATTGCGCGAGCCGTCGACGGAATCGCCGAGCGCATGGCGCGCGGGGGTCGCCTCATCTATGTCGGAGCGGGCACCCCCGGCCGGCTCGGCGTCCTCGACGCGAGCGAGATTCCGCCGACCTTCGGCACGGAGCCCGACCGGGTCGTCGGCCTGATCGCGGGCGGTGACGCGGCGATCCGCACGGCGATCGAAGGAGCAGAGGACGACGCAGACGCCGGCCGCGCCGCCGTGCACGAGCTCGCCATCGGCGAGGACGACAGCGTCGTGGGAATCTCGGCATCCGGGCGTACGCCGTATGTCGTCGCGGCCGTCGCCGAGGCGCGCCGTCGCGGCGCCCTGACGATCGGTGTGGCGTGCAACAGCGGCTCCGAGCTCGGCCGTACCGCCAAGGTGGCGATCGAGGTCGAGGTCGGGCCCGAGCTCGTCACCGGGTCGACGCGCCTGAAGGCCGGCACCGCGCAGAAGATGGTGCTCAACATGCTCAGCACCCTCACGATGGTGCGGCTCGGCAAGACGTACGGCAACCTCATGGTCGATGTGCGCATCACCAACGAGAAGCTGCGCGCCCGAGCTGAGCGCACGGTCAGGCAGGCGACGGATGCCGATGCGGAAACCGCCGCGCGCACGCTCGACGCTGCAGGCGGTTCGGTGAAGACGGCGATCCTGGCCCTGCTCGCCGACTGCCCGGTGCCGGACGCCGCGGCCGCGCTCGAGACCGCGGACGGGCGCATCCGCGTCGCGCTCGAGAGACTGGGTGCCGCCTCGCGCTGA